The region CAATACCACCTTGAGTGTAATATCCAAATTTAACAGTTTCTCCTAATGTGATTTTACCACTATCTGGAGTAATAGTTTCAGTAAGAATATTTAAGAAGGTAGATTTACCTGTACCGTTTTTACCGATTATACCAACACGTTCGCCACGTTGGAAATTGTAAGTAAATCCATCTAAAATGGTTTTGTTTTTAAATGATTTTTTAACGTTATGTAATTCAACAATTTTATTACCAAGACGTTCCATATTAAGTTCTAGCTCTACTTGGTGGTCTTTACGGCGTTTGCTCGCGCGTTGCTTAATATCGTGAAAATCGTCTATTCTAGATTTAGATTTTGTAGTACGTGCCTTTGGTTGGCGACGCATCCAGTCTAATTCTTTTTTAAATAGTTGTTTGGCTTTACCAACTTCTACAGCTTCTTGCGTAATACGCGCTTCTTTTTTTTCGAGATAGTAAGAATAGTTTCCTTTATAATTATAAAGTTCGCCATGGTCTAGTTCTATAATTTCATTACACACACGTTCTAAGAAAAAGCGGTCGTGAGTTACCATAAACAAGGTCATGTTTTCTTTCGCAAAAAACAATTCTAACCATTCAATCATTTCTAAATCTAAATGGTTTGTAGGCTCGTCTAGTATTAGTAAATCGGGTTTGTTAATTAACGCATTAGCCAATGCTAAACGTTTTTTTTGTCCGCCTGATAACGTACTAACTTTTTGTGAAAAATTATCTAACTTTAACTTAGAAAGGATCTGTTTATATTGGGTTTCAAAATCCCAAGCATTATAGCGGTCCATCTGTTCAAAGGCTTTTTGATAGGCATCTGCATCTTCAGGATGGTTTAAAGCAGCTTCATAATTTCTAATTACTTTTAAGATGTCGTGATCGCCATCAAAAATAGTAGCTTCAACGGTCAGGTTGGGATCTAGAACGGGTTCTTGAGGTAAAAACGAAACCGTAATATTTTTTCTGAATATTATTTGTCCAGTATCGGGTTGGTCTAAACCGGCAAGTATGTTTAAAATAGAGGTTTTTCCCGTACCATTTTTAGCAACAAATGCAACTTTTTGGTCTTTATGAATGCTAAAAGATAGGTTTTCGAACAAGGTTAACTCGCCGTAAGATTTAGCTATATTTTCTACTGTTAAATAATTCAAGTGTGTTTTTATTTTAGAATTAGTTTACAAATATCCAAAAAGTAAACGATTAGTTTTTATATTCCTGCCGAAAACTTATATTTGTCCATAAATCACTTACCTTAATTAATGACCAAATTTTTTATAATCAGTTGTCTCGCATTGTGTCTTGCCGTCTCTGGATGCGTTTCGCATAAGGATATGGTTTACTTACAACCTTCAGAAACAGTTACAGATTCTATAGCTAAAGTTGTAGCAACTCAATCGCCATACCGTATTCAAATTTACGACATTTTAAATATTAGAGTAAAAGCGTTAGATCAAGATGCAGTACAAATCTTTAACCCGATGGGTGAAGATTTGTTAGATGCAAATAGCGATGAACGTGCTTATTTTGATGGGTTTACGGTAGATTTGCACGGTGAGATTAGAGTGCCTGCCTTGGGACGTATTAATGTGTTAGGGTATACTACAGAAGAGATTGAGAAAATCATAGAAAAAAAATTGCTTGACGAACAGTTTAAAGAAACAGCTAATATTTTTGTTACGGTTAAACTCACTGGATTAAGATATACGGTGAGTGGTGAAGTAGAGGCGCCTGGAACAAACACCTTATTCCAGGATCGCGTTAATATTTTTGAAGCCATTGCCAATGCTGGAGAAATACCAATTACCGGAGATAGAAAGGATATTCTAATAATTAGACAATATCCAGAGGGGCAAAAAATTCATCATTTAGATATTACCCGTGAAGATGTAATGCAATCTCCATATTACTACATACAACCTAATGATATTATTTACGTAAAACCACTTCCACAAAAATCTTGGGGAACTGCAGAAACAGGTATGCAAACGTTAACAACCATTGCAACAATAATTACATTAGGAACTACAACTTTATTATTAATAGATCGATTATAACGAATGACACAGTACGAGTTTGATGATCAGGACCAGATGGAATCTGGAGGTATGACCTTTGATTTTAGAGGGTATTTATTTAAAGTTTTAAACCTTTGGAAATTGGTACTGCTTTGTATTGGTATGGCATTAATTATTGCTTATTTAATAAATGTAAGAAAGCAAAATATATACAGACTAGATTCTTTAATTACAGTAGAGAATGATCAAAACCCTTTTTTTACAGCGAATACAAGTATTTCGTTTAACTGGGGAGGTGTTTCTGGTAAAGTAGGTAAGGTTATTACCTCGTTACAAACCCGAACTCACAATGAAAAAGTAGTAGATTCGCTTCAGTTTTATATTAATTATTTAAAAGAAGGAAAATATAGAAAGGAAGATATTTATAAAGATGCTCCCTTTTATTTAGAAATTGATAAAACACAAGGACAACTTTTAAATCAACCCTTAGGAATACGTTTTATAAACGACACACAATTTGAAATTTTTAAAGAATTTGAAACAGAAGATGGGCGCATACAGTTTTATGGCGACAAGCACACTAAACCGGTTAAATTACCCATAGGAAATTTTAATAATACATTTACTATTGGGCAGCCTGTTAATTTGCCTTTTGTACACTTTACTTTACAAACCAAACCCGACGTAAGCATTCAGAATAATTCCGAATATTTTGTTCAATTTTTAGA is a window of Formosa sediminum DNA encoding:
- a CDS encoding ABC-F family ATP-binding cassette domain-containing protein; its protein translation is MNYLTVENIAKSYGELTLFENLSFSIHKDQKVAFVAKNGTGKTSILNILAGLDQPDTGQIIFRKNITVSFLPQEPVLDPNLTVEATIFDGDHDILKVIRNYEAALNHPEDADAYQKAFEQMDRYNAWDFETQYKQILSKLKLDNFSQKVSTLSGGQKKRLALANALINKPDLLILDEPTNHLDLEMIEWLELFFAKENMTLFMVTHDRFFLERVCNEIIELDHGELYNYKGNYSYYLEKKEARITQEAVEVGKAKQLFKKELDWMRRQPKARTTKSKSRIDDFHDIKQRASKRRKDHQVELELNMERLGNKIVELHNVKKSFKNKTILDGFTYNFQRGERVGIIGKNGTGKSTFLNILTETITPDSGKITLGETVKFGYYTQGGIAVKPDQKVIDVVREFGDYIPLKKGRQISAQQLLERFLFDRKKQYDFVEKLSGGERKRLYLCTVLIQNPNFLILDEPTNDLDIVTLNVLEDFLLDFPGCLLVVTHDRYFMDKIVDHLFVFRGEGVIEDFPGNYSDFRSYEDSPELAPTEDKKEKKNWKQDSGTKLSYNEQKEYNNIESKLKSLAFDKTALESKFNNPDLSQDQINELSLKLEKLIQEIEEKEERWFELAAKLED
- a CDS encoding polysaccharide biosynthesis/export family protein, which gives rise to MVYLQPSETVTDSIAKVVATQSPYRIQIYDILNIRVKALDQDAVQIFNPMGEDLLDANSDERAYFDGFTVDLHGEIRVPALGRINVLGYTTEEIEKIIEKKLLDEQFKETANIFVTVKLTGLRYTVSGEVEAPGTNTLFQDRVNIFEAIANAGEIPITGDRKDILIIRQYPEGQKIHHLDITREDVMQSPYYYIQPNDIIYVKPLPQKSWGTAETGMQTLTTIATIITLGTTTLLLIDRL